The window CTGCGCCTGGTAAACAGCCCATTTCCATAAGTTTTACTGACAAGGTTTCGTCCGTAAACCCTTTAATGGTTCCCTTTTCTTGGATTTTGAGATGCGTCAGGTTTCGCAATTCTTATTTAGATTAATTATAAAGAGGCGCAATTTAGTCGTCAGAATCTGCTTTACAAAGGGTTGAGACTTATTTGTCAGGTTCTAAAATCCAATCTGCATGTTTTAAAGACTGCCATTTGACTTTGGATAAGTCAACGGAGCTATCGACCAGTTGAAATTTGGGTTGATTATTAAGTTTGGCGTAACCCTCTGCTCTCACTTCAACATCACCAAAACCTTCCTTTTTGTACTTTTTATCAAGGTATTGGGCAAACTGCCAGACCAAGTCTGGTTTGCCAGGCAAAGCTGCTGCCTGTTTTCTGGTAAGGAAATCTCTCGGTTTTACTACCCAAGTAGAATCTTGGGAAGTGATATTATAATTGAGTCTACCAGACTTGTAGCGCAACATCATTCGCCAGGCTAGTCTATGACCCTCTTCAGTGTAAAAGACATCCCCTTTATACAAATGATGACGAAGTGGTAAATAAATTTGAAAGCTGAAATAAGCTAACATTAATAAACAGGTGGCCAAACTTCTTGCCCCAAGGTTCGGTAGGGGAAGGGCATCGTAGTTTACGACAGGTTTATTTTTGAAGAATATCCGCCTAATGGTTTCTTGTTCAAAGAAGAATACACTCAATCCGATCATTAAATAGGGGAAAATGCCTATTTGGAATACTACTGAGTTAAAAAGATGGAAAATCAGTGAAATGATAAAGGCCGGCATTCTAGTTTTCTTAAAAAGTAGAAAATAGATTATCAGCCCGTCGAAAGCGATGCCCCCATAGACGACCATTTTTTGAAGCCACTCTTGAGTGAGCGCGCTGCCAATGAGCCAGTAGTTGGATTTTCCCGCGAAGTTCATCGCTATAAACTCACCTGAAACCCAGCCCGGATAGAACTTGTGCATGGCCGCAAATGTGTAGACAATCCACATTTGCAAAATGAAAATATTGATACACCACCTGGGGCAGGTAGTAGAAACTACCGAATTCTTTCGCCTGGCATCTAATGAGGCATAAGCATGCGCAGGAACTATCAGCATGAATACGCACAGTAAGATCAGGAAGTAGTAATGATTGTTGTAAGATGTTTTTTGCATCCAATACACACAGGTCCATAGTATAGTGAACATAGCCAGTGAGGCACGATAGTAAAAGCCCAACATTACACCAATACCACATAGAGCCATTACACCGAAATAGATGTACATGCTGTAGTTATCGTCTGGAGGTTGAAGCCAGTTGAAGCCAATAAGTGTAAATGTAAATTCAGGCTCTATTAAAACGCGGCGTACCCAACCCGTGAGGATAGCACCGAAAGTTTCGGCGAATAATAAAAACCCAAAAACAATCCTAAATAGAATTAAGGGGGCATTATCTACTGGTTGAAACTGCTTTTTTAGCCAGATCACTAAGTGTGTAATTGAATTTTATGATCTAATTTAATGTTATAAGCGCATGACAAACAAGAAAAAAAAGGCAATTCGACCAACTGATAAGTCTAAAGGGAAGGTAAAAGAGCCTACCAAGACGACCGAGAATGAAGAAATAGACGCCTTTGATTTTGGTGGCTTTCCAAGTGATGTAGATCTGAAAAAGAACCTCGGGTGTGGTGGTTGATTACTCCGTGTAGAATACACGCTTAACACGATTGCTCACGTTGGTCAAGATTTCATAAGGAATTGTTCCAGCCCAATCTGCGAGTTGACTAACCGATGGGTTTTCACCAAAAACAACTACTTCATCCCCAACATTTGCATTCAAGCCAGTTACATCGACCATTGACATATCCATACAGATATTACCTACCGTCTTAGCCTTCTGCCCCTGTATGACCACAAATGCATTTCCATTACCAAATACGCGTAAATAGCCATCGGCATAGCCAATAGCAATTGTTGCGATTTTCATGTCCTTTTTGGCAACACCACTTCTTCCGTAGCCTATCGTTTCACCAGATTTTACATACCTAATTTGTGAGATTACAGTTTTAAGATAGGCCGTATTTTGAAGATCGCCATCCTTTAGGTGGCTTACTTCTATCCCATGCAAGCCGATTCCGAGCCTAACCATATCTTCTTGAAATGAATTATGACGCACAATACCGCCAGAATTTAGGATATGCCTTATCGGTTTATAAGCCAATGCATCCTCTATTTTTTGTGCACCAGACCTAAATTTATCGACCTGATCTTTTGTGAAATCACTATGTTCCAATTCTTCAGAAGCAGCTAAGTGTGTGAAAACACTTTTTACTTTGATTGACTTATTCGAAGTGATATAATCAATGAGCTGATCTAAGTCCTCTGGATTAAAACCGAGTCGGTTCATGCCAGTATTCAAAATCAAATGTGCCTGAAGCTCTCTATCGGCCAAGGCATAGGCTTCGGTAAACGATTTAAGTTGTTCTAGACTGAAAATTTCAGGCTCCAGATTAAATCGCATTAAGTTAAACGGATCGTCATCCGAGGCATTCATAACCATAATGGGTAACGTA is drawn from Roseivirga misakiensis and contains these coding sequences:
- a CDS encoding HTTM domain-containing protein, producing the protein MIWLKKQFQPVDNAPLILFRIVFGFLLFAETFGAILTGWVRRVLIEPEFTFTLIGFNWLQPPDDNYSMYIYFGVMALCGIGVMLGFYYRASLAMFTILWTCVYWMQKTSYNNHYYFLILLCVFMLIVPAHAYASLDARRKNSVVSTTCPRWCINIFILQMWIVYTFAAMHKFYPGWVSGEFIAMNFAGKSNYWLIGSALTQEWLQKMVVYGGIAFDGLIIYFLLFKKTRMPAFIISLIFHLFNSVVFQIGIFPYLMIGLSVFFFEQETIRRIFFKNKPVVNYDALPLPNLGARSLATCLLMLAYFSFQIYLPLRHHLYKGDVFYTEEGHRLAWRMMLRYKSGRLNYNITSQDSTWVVKPRDFLTRKQAAALPGKPDLVWQFAQYLDKKYKKEGFGDVEVRAEGYAKLNNQPKFQLVDSSVDLSKVKWQSLKHADWILEPDK